The following proteins are encoded in a genomic region of Hymenobacter siberiensis:
- a CDS encoding NFACT RNA binding domain-containing protein — MHTNYYFLRQLAPALTERLRGYRVAVCFTQEKDELVIGLTNGTAEFWLKAQLGANFPALALPETFQRARANSVDLFPDMLGEQVETVAAWPQDRVVQLNFRSGGRLVFKLYGPRPNAIFRAAPDSKAQLFHQKLLADADLRPQAQTTPPPSETPNSSESAQSDKPVKSAVQKLPPPLADLPLRYLRENGYDLASPETKTRQVNQVLAQLEKPAHYYLIQLDGRTRLSLLPLGEVLETFAGTDPVAALRRFVPMALGRRALETETKQLRQLLERRAAEADTAAAHARQRLYALAHEAGYRHTADLIMANLHAIPAGATQIEVIDFYTNLPRLIKLKRTEKPQFTAENLYRKGKNQQIEERQLTERIARREAEALSALERLEDMDTQPALAELRGLRTWRKQHGLDPTPTAAKAATELPFKVFEDRGFTILVGRNAANNDLLTQKYAHKDDLWLHAKDVTGSHVVIRHRAGQPVPEPVVEHAAMLAGWYSRRQHDTLCPVTVTPKKFVRKPKGALPGQVVVERERVVLVKPGNPFEQQQ, encoded by the coding sequence GTGCACACCAACTACTATTTTCTGCGCCAACTGGCCCCCGCCCTCACCGAGCGGCTGCGGGGCTACCGCGTGGCCGTATGCTTCACCCAGGAAAAAGACGAGCTGGTAATCGGCCTTACCAACGGCACGGCCGAGTTCTGGCTAAAGGCGCAGCTGGGGGCTAATTTCCCCGCCCTGGCCCTGCCCGAAACCTTCCAGCGCGCCCGCGCCAATTCCGTCGATTTGTTCCCGGATATGCTGGGCGAGCAGGTCGAAACCGTGGCCGCCTGGCCCCAGGACCGGGTGGTGCAACTCAATTTCCGCAGCGGGGGCCGGCTCGTGTTCAAGCTCTACGGCCCGCGCCCGAACGCCATTTTCCGCGCTGCGCCCGATAGCAAGGCCCAGCTTTTCCACCAAAAGCTGCTGGCCGATGCCGACCTGCGCCCGCAGGCCCAAACTACGCCGCCCCCATCCGAAACCCCAAATTCATCCGAATCGGCGCAATCCGACAAACCCGTTAAATCTGCGGTCCAGAAACTTCCGCCGCCGCTGGCCGACCTGCCCCTGCGCTACCTGCGCGAAAACGGCTATGACTTGGCTTCGCCCGAAACCAAAACCCGGCAAGTAAACCAGGTGCTGGCTCAGCTCGAAAAGCCCGCCCATTACTACCTCATTCAGCTCGACGGCCGCACGCGCCTCAGCCTGCTGCCGCTAGGGGAGGTGCTGGAAACCTTTGCCGGTACCGACCCCGTGGCCGCCCTGCGCCGCTTCGTGCCCATGGCCCTGGGCCGCCGCGCCCTCGAAACGGAAACCAAACAGCTGCGCCAGCTGCTGGAGCGCCGCGCCGCCGAAGCCGATACCGCCGCCGCCCATGCCCGCCAGCGCCTCTACGCTCTGGCCCACGAAGCTGGCTATCGCCACACCGCCGACCTAATAATGGCCAACCTGCACGCCATTCCGGCCGGAGCCACGCAGATTGAGGTGATTGACTTTTACACTAACCTGCCCCGGCTCATCAAGCTTAAGCGCACCGAGAAGCCCCAGTTTACCGCCGAAAACCTCTACCGTAAGGGTAAAAACCAGCAAATTGAAGAGCGCCAGCTCACCGAGCGCATTGCCCGCCGCGAGGCCGAAGCCCTCTCGGCCCTGGAGCGCCTCGAAGACATGGACACCCAGCCGGCCCTGGCCGAGCTGCGCGGCCTGCGTACCTGGCGCAAGCAGCACGGCCTCGACCCCACGCCCACGGCCGCCAAAGCGGCCACGGAGCTGCCCTTCAAGGTGTTTGAGGACCGGGGCTTCACCATTCTGGTGGGCCGCAACGCCGCGAACAACGACCTGCTCACCCAGAAATACGCCCACAAGGATGACCTCTGGCTGCACGCCAAGGACGTAACGGGCTCGCACGTCGTTATCCGGCACCGGGCGGGGCAGCCCGTGCCCGAGCCCGTGGTGGAGCACGCCGCTATGCTGGCCGGCTGGTACTCGCGCCGCCAGCACGACACGCTGTGCCCGGTCACGGTCACGCCCAAGAAATTTGTGCGCAAGCCCAAAGGCGCATTGCCCGGCCAGGTGGTAGTTGAGCGTGAGCGGGTGGTGCTGGTGAAGCCCGGCAACCCGTTTGAGCAGCAGCAGTAG
- a CDS encoding DoxX family protein codes for MSPSVRNVIAWILQALLAASFIYAGSQKLMGLDGTMAMFGNLGLPGWFGGFIGVAEVLGGIGLLVPRTVRPAALGLIVIMLGAVFMHATKIPGGLANGIPAIVTLVLLVVVLVLRSRTAARAAA; via the coding sequence ATGAGTCCATCTGTTCGCAACGTCATTGCCTGGATTTTACAGGCGCTGCTGGCCGCCTCCTTTATTTATGCCGGCAGCCAGAAACTCATGGGCCTCGATGGAACCATGGCCATGTTTGGCAACCTGGGGTTGCCGGGCTGGTTTGGCGGCTTCATTGGTGTGGCCGAGGTGCTGGGCGGCATTGGGCTGCTGGTGCCGCGCACGGTGCGCCCGGCGGCCCTGGGCCTCATCGTCATCATGCTGGGGGCCGTGTTCATGCACGCCACCAAAATACCCGGCGGGCTGGCCAATGGCATACCCGCTATTGTGACGCTGGTGCTGCTGGTGGTAGTGCTGGTGCTGCGCAGCCGCACCGCAGCCCGGGCAGCAGCCTAA
- a CDS encoding VIT1/CCC1 transporter family protein, whose product MTEPIKTTTQLPHDVHPEHHLTSSAMLQDVVIGLSDGLTVPFALAAGLSGAVSSSSLVITAGLAEIVAGSIAMGLGGYLAGRTEVEHYASELGREHREVQEVPDKERVEVDELLADMGLSAETRRQAVAELTADPEQWVKFMMKYELGLEEPDPRQAPKSAVTISLAYAVGGLIPLSAYFMTDTPQQGLAWSAAITLVCLFVFGYFKSRMTGQPPVAGAVKMAVVGALAAAAAFGIARAVGG is encoded by the coding sequence ATGACCGAACCAATAAAGACGACGACCCAGCTGCCCCACGACGTGCATCCCGAGCACCACCTTACCAGCTCGGCCATGTTGCAGGACGTGGTCATTGGGTTGTCCGACGGCCTGACGGTGCCCTTTGCGCTGGCCGCAGGGCTGAGTGGGGCCGTGTCGTCCTCCAGCCTGGTTATCACGGCGGGGCTGGCCGAAATAGTGGCGGGTAGCATTGCCATGGGCTTGGGTGGCTACCTAGCCGGCCGCACCGAAGTAGAGCACTACGCCTCGGAGCTGGGCCGCGAGCACCGCGAGGTGCAGGAAGTGCCGGACAAGGAGCGCGTCGAAGTAGACGAGCTGCTGGCCGATATGGGCCTTTCGGCCGAAACCCGCCGCCAGGCTGTGGCCGAGCTCACCGCCGACCCCGAGCAGTGGGTGAAGTTCATGATGAAGTACGAGCTGGGCCTGGAGGAGCCCGACCCCCGGCAGGCTCCCAAAAGTGCCGTCACCATCAGCCTGGCCTACGCGGTGGGCGGGCTGATTCCGCTTAGCGCCTACTTCATGACCGACACGCCCCAGCAGGGGCTGGCGTGGTCGGCGGCCATCACGCTGGTGTGCCTGTTCGTATTTGGCTATTTCAAGAGCCGCATGACCGGGCAGCCGCCCGTGGCCGGAGCCGTGAAAATGGCTGTGGTGGGTGCGCTGGCGGCAGCGGCGGCCTTTGGCATTGCGCGGGCCGTGGGCGGCTAG
- a CDS encoding COG3415 family protein yields the protein MKAYSIDLRERVAAACAAPQARIYQVAAQFSVSISFVDKLLRRQRTSGSLAALPANGGPLPRLDPAGQDLLRACLVAQPDATLAELATALLAADGPALSRTSTWRAVERLGWGRKKKASTPPSVTPNAS from the coding sequence ATGAAAGCATATTCGATTGATTTGCGGGAACGGGTAGCGGCGGCATGTGCCGCACCGCAGGCCCGGATTTATCAGGTGGCGGCGCAATTTAGCGTCTCCATCTCCTTCGTGGACAAGCTTTTGCGCCGGCAGCGCACGAGCGGTTCGCTGGCGGCCCTGCCCGCGAACGGCGGCCCACTGCCGCGCCTGGACCCGGCTGGCCAGGACCTATTGCGGGCCTGTCTGGTGGCGCAGCCCGACGCGACCCTGGCCGAACTGGCCACGGCCCTGCTCGCCGCCGACGGTCCGGCCCTGAGCCGCACGAGTACGTGGCGGGCGGTGGAGCGCCTGGGATGGGGGCGCAAAAAAAAAGCGTCCACGCCGCCGAGCGTGACACCGAACGCGTCGTAG
- a CDS encoding Dps family protein yields MAAPAKTAAPKTAAPQKAAAPAAKKAPAKNAGNAGKGAGSNAAVDIQPILNQQNHAPAPTQRFGTVSQRLPIGLEEATRYDSVTMLNQLLADTITLRDMYKKHHWQVVGPTFYQLHLLYDKHYEEQAGLVDTIAERIQILGGVAVAMAHDVAELTSLPRIPRDREEAPIQVSRLLSAHQSILKNCHEYAKRADESGDDGTNDLIVSDLMRTNELQVWFVSEHVVESPLTRAE; encoded by the coding sequence ATGGCTGCTCCTGCCAAAACCGCTGCGCCCAAAACCGCCGCACCCCAAAAAGCTGCCGCCCCGGCTGCCAAAAAAGCCCCCGCCAAAAACGCCGGTAACGCCGGCAAAGGGGCCGGCTCCAACGCCGCTGTCGATATTCAGCCCATTCTCAACCAGCAAAACCATGCCCCTGCGCCCACCCAGCGCTTCGGCACCGTGAGCCAGCGCCTGCCCATCGGCCTCGAAGAGGCCACGCGCTACGATAGTGTAACCATGCTCAACCAGCTGCTGGCCGATACCATCACGCTGCGCGATATGTACAAAAAGCACCATTGGCAGGTAGTGGGCCCCACGTTCTACCAGCTGCACCTGCTCTACGATAAGCACTACGAAGAGCAGGCCGGTCTAGTCGACACCATTGCCGAGCGCATCCAGATTCTGGGCGGTGTGGCCGTGGCCATGGCCCACGACGTGGCCGAGCTCACCAGCCTGCCCCGCATCCCGCGCGACCGTGAGGAGGCGCCCATTCAGGTTTCGCGCCTGTTGAGTGCCCACCAGTCCATCCTCAAAAACTGCCACGAATACGCCAAGCGGGCCGATGAGTCCGGCGACGACGGCACCAACGACCTCATCGTAAGCGACCTCATGCGTACCAACGAGCTGCAAGTGTGGTTCGTGTCGGAGCACGTAGTAGAGTCGCCGCTCACCCGAGCCGAGTAA
- a CDS encoding IS630 family transposase translates to MRRLFLEAIQEEDVRRFVFVDETSTNLTYCRRYGRAPAGQRLDQAVPLHGGPNVTLIAALTPDGLGALLSVNGAVNGDVFAAYLDQVLGPNLRPGDVVVLDNLSVHKVEGLDEIVKKYGARLRYLPPYSPDFNPIELAFSKLKTWLRTAKARTRDLLEEAIRTAADWITEQDAKNWFDHCGYHVQ, encoded by the coding sequence ATGCGCCGCTTATTTTTGGAAGCCATTCAGGAAGAAGATGTGCGCCGTTTCGTGTTCGTGGACGAGACGAGCACCAACCTCACCTACTGCCGCCGTTACGGCCGGGCCCCGGCCGGCCAGCGCCTGGACCAGGCCGTGCCGTTGCACGGCGGCCCGAACGTGACGCTCATCGCCGCCCTGACCCCGGACGGGCTCGGAGCCTTGTTGAGCGTTAACGGGGCCGTTAATGGCGACGTGTTTGCCGCCTACCTCGACCAGGTGCTCGGCCCCAACCTGCGGCCGGGCGACGTAGTAGTGCTCGATAATCTGTCGGTACACAAGGTGGAAGGCTTGGACGAAATCGTGAAAAAGTACGGGGCTCGGCTGCGCTACCTGCCGCCCTATTCGCCGGATTTCAATCCCATTGAACTCGCTTTTAGCAAACTCAAGACCTGGTTGCGCACCGCGAAAGCCCGCACCCGCGACTTGCTGGAGGAAGCCATCCGGACCGCCGCCGACTGGATAACCGAACAGGATGCCAAGAACTGGTTTGACCATTGCGGATATCATGTACAGTGA
- a CDS encoding polyphosphate kinase 2 family protein — translation MKVNYPETPAVQVRHKSFKLADVDPDSEKPFKHRLTNQEEAHPFMDALRHRLCELQELLYAEHRHSILLVFQAMDTGGKDGLIENLLTGVNPAGVQVANFKAPSTDELNHDFLWRIHAQTPKRGRIGVFNRSHYEDVLITRVHGLIDDKTARQRFEDINNFEQLLTRNGTRVLKFFLHISKDEQAERLQARLDDPTKNWKFDPNDLKDRALWDDYQRVYEDALRHCSTDDAPWFVVPANHKWVRDLAIAEIVVAVLEEMNPKPPKPNFDVEAQVIV, via the coding sequence ATGAAAGTTAACTATCCCGAAACGCCTGCCGTGCAGGTCAGGCATAAGTCCTTCAAACTGGCCGATGTTGACCCGGATTCCGAGAAGCCGTTCAAGCATCGCCTCACCAACCAGGAGGAGGCCCACCCGTTTATGGATGCCCTGCGCCACCGGCTCTGCGAGCTGCAGGAGCTGCTGTATGCCGAGCACCGGCACAGCATTCTGCTGGTGTTTCAGGCGATGGATACGGGCGGCAAGGATGGCCTTATCGAGAACCTGCTCACGGGCGTGAACCCGGCCGGGGTGCAGGTGGCCAACTTCAAAGCGCCCTCCACCGATGAGCTTAACCACGATTTCCTTTGGCGCATTCATGCCCAAACGCCCAAGCGGGGCCGCATTGGGGTGTTCAACCGCTCACATTACGAGGACGTGCTCATCACCCGCGTCCATGGCCTGATTGACGACAAAACGGCCAGGCAGCGCTTCGAGGATATCAATAATTTTGAGCAATTGCTGACCCGCAACGGCACGCGCGTCCTCAAATTCTTCCTGCATATCTCCAAAGACGAGCAGGCCGAGCGCCTGCAGGCCCGCCTCGACGACCCCACCAAAAACTGGAAATTCGACCCCAACGACCTCAAAGATCGTGCCCTCTGGGACGACTACCAGCGCGTGTACGAAGACGCCCTGCGCCACTGCTCTACCGATGATGCCCCGTGGTTTGTGGTGCCCGCCAACCACAAGTGGGTGCGGGACCTGGCCATTGCCGAAATTGTGGTGGCCGTGCTGGAAGAAATGAATCCGAAGCCACCCAAGCCGAATTTCGATGTGGAAGCACAGGTGATTGTGTAA
- a CDS encoding ABC transporter ATP-binding protein gives MKILYSYLRNYWPLLALALGLAAVNQVFSLLDPYFFRKLIDHFSPKGGDLGTIHLVPFGPFLREALPYIGLMLGAAMVSRIAKNFQDYYVNVITQRLGAKMYSDGLRHSLELPYQVFEDQRSGETLGKLQKVRIDVEKLIQSFVNVLFTALVGIIFVMWYAITVYWPIALGYFLTIPLLGILSFFLSKKIKVIQKTIVAETTALAGSTTESLRNIELIKSLGLAQQETERLNATTDKILKLELRKVRYLRSLSFVQGTFVNLLRNVIVLLLLYLLVQRHISLGQFFSFFIYSFSIFGPLQELGNIIGVYRETEISLGNFQTILDTPKDVKPAQPKSVAHIDNLAFDHVSFQHLTAKGKALTNISFGVKLGETIAFVGPSGSGKTTLVKLLVGLYPPLAGQILYNGIPGDEIDLDELREQIGFVTQDTQLFAGTIRENLRFVAPHATDEECLMALHQAAADTLLARAPLGLDTVIGEGGVKVSGGEKQRLSIARALLRKPTLMVFDEATSALDSLTEEEIGKTVRKLSGSRQHMTILIAHRLSTILHADRIFVLERGHIAEQGGHAELLAQKGLYYAMWRQQIGERKEEEATSAVAV, from the coding sequence ATGAAAATCCTTTATAGCTACCTGCGCAACTACTGGCCACTGCTGGCGCTGGCCCTCGGGCTGGCCGCTGTGAACCAGGTATTTTCGCTGCTCGACCCGTATTTCTTCCGCAAACTCATTGACCACTTCTCCCCCAAGGGTGGCGATTTGGGTACAATACACTTGGTGCCATTTGGGCCATTCCTGCGCGAGGCGCTGCCCTATATCGGGCTCATGCTGGGCGCAGCCATGGTGTCGCGCATTGCCAAAAACTTCCAGGATTATTACGTCAACGTCATCACCCAGCGGCTGGGGGCCAAGATGTATTCCGACGGCCTGCGCCACTCGCTGGAGCTGCCATACCAAGTGTTTGAGGACCAGCGCTCGGGCGAAACCCTGGGCAAGCTCCAGAAAGTGCGGATTGACGTAGAAAAGCTCATCCAGAGCTTCGTGAACGTACTTTTTACGGCGCTGGTGGGCATCATTTTCGTGATGTGGTACGCCATCACGGTGTACTGGCCCATTGCGCTAGGCTACTTTCTCACCATTCCGCTGCTGGGCATTCTGAGCTTTTTTCTAAGCAAGAAAATCAAAGTTATTCAGAAGACCATCGTGGCCGAAACCACGGCCCTGGCCGGCTCTACCACCGAGAGCCTGCGCAACATCGAGCTCATCAAGAGCCTGGGCCTGGCCCAGCAGGAAACCGAGCGCCTGAACGCCACTACCGATAAAATCCTGAAGCTGGAGCTGCGCAAGGTGCGCTACCTGCGCTCGCTGAGCTTCGTGCAGGGCACCTTCGTAAACCTGCTCCGCAACGTGATTGTGCTGCTGCTGCTGTACCTGCTGGTGCAGCGCCACATCAGCCTGGGGCAGTTTTTCTCGTTCTTCATCTACTCGTTCTCCATCTTCGGGCCGTTGCAGGAGCTGGGCAACATCATTGGCGTGTACCGCGAAACCGAAATTTCGCTGGGTAATTTCCAGACGATTCTCGACACGCCCAAGGACGTGAAGCCGGCACAGCCCAAGTCGGTAGCCCACATCGACAACCTGGCCTTCGACCACGTCAGCTTCCAGCACCTCACGGCCAAGGGCAAGGCGCTGACCAATATTTCCTTCGGCGTGAAGCTCGGCGAAACCATTGCCTTCGTGGGCCCGTCGGGCTCGGGCAAAACCACGCTCGTGAAGCTGCTGGTGGGCCTCTACCCGCCCCTGGCCGGCCAGATTCTGTACAATGGCATCCCCGGCGATGAAATCGACCTCGATGAGCTGCGCGAGCAAATCGGCTTCGTGACGCAGGACACCCAGCTTTTTGCCGGCACCATCCGCGAGAATCTGCGCTTCGTGGCTCCCCACGCTACCGACGAGGAATGCCTGATGGCCCTGCATCAGGCGGCCGCCGATACGCTACTGGCCCGCGCCCCGCTCGGCCTCGATACCGTGATTGGCGAGGGCGGCGTGAAAGTAAGCGGCGGCGAAAAGCAGCGCCTCAGCATTGCCCGCGCCCTGCTGCGCAAGCCCACCCTCATGGTGTTCGACGAAGCCACGTCGGCCCTCGATTCGCTCACCGAAGAGGAAATCGGCAAAACGGTGCGCAAGCTCTCCGGCTCGCGCCAGCACATGACCATCCTCATTGCCCACCGCCTCAGCACCATCCTGCACGCCGACCGCATCTTTGTACTTGAGCGCGGCCACATTGCCGAGCAGGGCGGCCACGCCGAGCTGCTGGCCCAAAAGGGCCTCTACTACGCCATGTGGCGCCAGCAAATCGGCGAGCGCAAGGAGGAAGAAGCAACCAGCGCCGTAGCCGTGTAA
- a CDS encoding chemotaxis protein CheB gives MSAPAYLIVVGTSAGGMPALVQFVAHLPAALPAAILVVQHFAPDSNGQHLVERLARHTTLPCRLPTDGETLAAGTIYLAPPDRHLLAKDGSVPHLLVTKGPRENHYRPAADALFRSAAVAYGARTVGIVLTGMLHDGTAGLEFIKRCGGIAIVQDPSEAEFPSMPESALHNVDVDYVVPLGQMAALLEEITHSPAPPRQPDIPEDLKQEATIAERVVGDITAVAEIGHQVPLTCPDCGGSLWQVNQGKVLRYRCHTGHAFTAGSLLHNSQQHLEETLWVALRMMEERKNLLTGMAARGTGSYSAQQEERLDEIKKHINRLREFLLNDGPTTIATPED, from the coding sequence ATGTCAGCGCCTGCTTACCTTATTGTAGTTGGCACTTCGGCCGGCGGCATGCCGGCACTGGTCCAATTTGTGGCCCATCTGCCCGCCGCGCTGCCCGCCGCCATCCTGGTGGTGCAGCATTTTGCCCCCGATTCCAACGGCCAGCACCTCGTCGAACGCCTGGCCCGCCACACCACCCTGCCCTGCCGCCTGCCCACGGATGGCGAAACCCTGGCCGCCGGCACCATTTACCTGGCCCCGCCCGACCGCCACCTACTGGCCAAGGACGGCAGCGTGCCCCACCTGCTGGTGACCAAAGGCCCGCGTGAAAACCACTACCGCCCCGCCGCCGACGCCCTGTTCCGCTCGGCAGCCGTGGCCTACGGGGCGCGCACGGTGGGCATCGTGCTCACCGGCATGCTGCACGACGGCACGGCCGGCCTGGAATTCATTAAGCGCTGCGGCGGCATTGCCATTGTGCAAGACCCCAGCGAGGCCGAATTTCCCAGCATGCCCGAATCGGCTTTGCACAATGTGGACGTGGACTACGTGGTGCCCCTGGGCCAGATGGCGGCCCTGCTCGAAGAAATAACCCACAGCCCCGCTCCCCCGCGCCAGCCCGATATTCCCGAGGACCTTAAACAGGAGGCCACCATTGCCGAAAGAGTAGTGGGCGACATTACCGCCGTGGCTGAAATCGGGCACCAAGTGCCCCTCACCTGCCCCGACTGCGGCGGCAGCCTCTGGCAAGTGAACCAGGGCAAGGTGCTGCGCTACCGCTGCCACACCGGTCACGCTTTCACCGCCGGCAGCCTGCTACACAATTCGCAGCAGCACCTCGAAGAAACCCTGTGGGTGGCCCTGCGCATGATGGAAGAACGCAAAAACCTGCTCACCGGCATGGCGGCTCGCGGCACCGGGTCCTACTCCGCGCAGCAGGAAGAGCGGCTGGACGAAATCAAAAAGCACATCAACCGCCTGCGCGAATTCCTGCTCAATGACGGCCCCACCACCATTGCCACGCCCGAAGACTAG